In one Streptomyces marincola genomic region, the following are encoded:
- a CDS encoding aldo/keto reductase has translation MAHAPTHTLNDSHALPAFGFGTYPLDDAAAERAVVDALGLGYRLIDTAVNYGNEKGVGRGIAASGVPREEITVTTKLPGRHHGYAETLSSFEESRARLGVDRVDLYLIHWPLPRVDAYVDSWRAMVKLRDDGLVRSIGVSNFTPAHIERIAEATGVPPAVNQIELHPLFPQEEARAYHAAHGIVTESWSPLGRRSTLLSDPGIERLARAHGVTPAQIVLRWHIQLGLVPIPKSGDPERQRTNADVFGFALDEAEMAAVTDRPHRRLGGDPERHEEF, from the coding sequence GTGGCCCACGCGCCCACCCATACGCTCAACGACTCGCACGCCCTGCCCGCGTTCGGGTTCGGCACCTACCCGCTGGACGACGCGGCGGCGGAACGGGCCGTCGTGGACGCGCTCGGCCTGGGCTACCGGCTGATCGACACCGCGGTGAACTACGGCAACGAGAAGGGCGTGGGCCGCGGGATCGCCGCCTCCGGCGTCCCCCGTGAGGAGATCACCGTCACCACCAAGCTGCCGGGCCGCCACCACGGCTACGCCGAGACGCTGAGCTCGTTCGAGGAGTCGAGGGCGCGGCTGGGCGTCGACCGCGTCGACCTGTACCTCATCCACTGGCCGCTGCCCCGCGTGGACGCCTACGTCGACTCGTGGCGCGCGATGGTCAAGCTGCGCGACGACGGCCTGGTGCGCTCCATCGGGGTCTCCAACTTCACCCCCGCGCACATCGAGCGCATCGCCGAGGCGACGGGCGTGCCGCCCGCGGTGAACCAGATCGAGCTGCACCCCCTGTTCCCGCAGGAGGAGGCCCGCGCCTACCACGCGGCGCACGGCATCGTCACCGAGAGCTGGAGCCCGCTCGGCCGGCGCAGCACGCTGCTGAGCGACCCTGGCATCGAGCGGCTCGCGCGGGCGCACGGCGTCACGCCCGCGCAGATCGTGCTGCGCTGGCACATCCAGCTCGGTCTTGTGCCCATTCCCAAGTCGGGCGACCCGGAGCGGCAGCGGACGAACGCCGACGTGTTCGGCTTCGCGCTCGACGAGGCGGAGATGGCGGCCGTCACGGACCGGCCGCACCGGCGGCTCGGGGGCGACCCGGAGCGGCACGAGGAGTTCTGA
- a CDS encoding phage holin family protein yields the protein MATTSRQPGATRTGGEQNGSVGRMISEITTDAQHLVRQEVELAKAEVRQEVGRAGKAAGMFGGAGFAGYMVAFFLSLALMFGLANVLDAGWAGLITAGLWAIVGAALFIAGRARMRRLSATPKQTVETLKEDARWARHPTA from the coding sequence ATGGCCACCACATCACGGCAGCCCGGAGCGACCCGCACCGGAGGCGAGCAGAACGGCTCCGTCGGCCGGATGATCTCCGAGATCACCACCGACGCCCAGCACCTCGTGCGCCAGGAGGTCGAACTGGCCAAGGCCGAGGTCCGGCAGGAGGTCGGCCGGGCGGGGAAGGCGGCCGGCATGTTCGGGGGCGCCGGCTTCGCCGGCTACATGGTCGCCTTCTTCCTGTCGCTCGCCCTCATGTTCGGCCTGGCCAACGTGCTCGACGCCGGCTGGGCCGGCCTCATCACCGCGGGCCTGTGGGCGATCGTGGGCGCCGCCCTGTTCATCGCCGGGCGCGCCCGCATGCGGCGCCTGTCCGCCACCCCGAAACAGACCGTCGAGACGCTGAAGGAGGACGCACGATGGGCGCGTCACCCGACCGCATAA
- a CDS encoding DUF3618 domain-containing protein: protein MGASPDRIRADIEATRTKLADDLDRLADRASPRRMAHRRTERVRGAASGLRERVSGTAAHGAEEAGGRGRNAARGTRDAASHAGESLGRAPGRAASGTRGNPLAAGAIAFGAGLMAASLAPASRPEQQAAARISERSGPVRDAATASARHLKDDGTEAARRAADNVKESATRAFRER, encoded by the coding sequence ATGGGCGCGTCACCCGACCGCATAAGGGCCGACATCGAGGCCACCAGGACCAAGCTGGCCGACGACCTCGACCGGCTCGCCGACCGCGCCAGCCCGCGCCGCATGGCGCACCGCCGCACCGAACGCGTGCGCGGCGCCGCCTCCGGCCTGCGCGAGCGGGTCTCGGGCACCGCGGCGCACGGCGCGGAGGAGGCCGGCGGCCGCGGCAGGAACGCGGCGCGCGGCACCCGCGACGCCGCGTCGCACGCGGGTGAGAGCCTGGGCCGCGCGCCGGGCCGCGCCGCGTCCGGCACGCGGGGCAACCCGCTGGCCGCCGGGGCGATCGCCTTCGGCGCCGGGCTCATGGCGGCCTCGCTCGCCCCGGCCAGCAGGCCGGAGCAGCAGGCGGCGGCCCGCATCTCCGAGCGGTCAGGACCGGTCAGGGACGCCGCGACCGCCTCCGCCAGGCACCTCAAGGACGACGGCACCGAGGCGGCGCGCCGGGCCGCGGACAACGTGAAGGAGTCGGCGACCCGCGCCTTCCGCGAGCGCTGA
- a CDS encoding DUF4032 domain-containing protein codes for MELQITATDPAHPATLLDLPWDVPLAEWPEKHLVALPRGISRHVVRFARAGSEVVAVKEVGEWAAVREYALLRDLDRLAVPSVDPVAVVTGRTGADGEPLEPVLITRQLKGSLPYRSMFETTMRPTTIKRLLDALAVLLVRLHLSGFAWGDCSLSNTLFRRDAGAYAAYLVDAETGQIQPRLTRGQRDYDLEVAQVNIVGELMDLEAGGSLHPAVDPVPFGQEIVQRYGDLWHELTRTSIYPRDKRHYIDRRIRRLNDLGFDVAEMQIQRSPDGDHVTFLPKVVDAGHHQRQLLRLTGLDAEENQARSLLNDLETWMATQEDYAPGDPLGARPEVLAHRWVRDVFRPAVRAVPFELRGEADTAQIYHELLEHRWYLSERAQRDVGLASAAEDYIENILRPRAAAAATDVT; via the coding sequence ATGGAGTTGCAGATCACCGCCACCGACCCCGCGCACCCCGCCACGCTCCTCGACCTTCCGTGGGACGTCCCGCTGGCCGAGTGGCCGGAGAAGCACCTCGTCGCCCTGCCCCGCGGCATCTCGCGGCACGTGGTGCGCTTCGCCCGGGCCGGCAGCGAGGTCGTCGCCGTCAAGGAGGTCGGCGAGTGGGCGGCCGTGCGCGAGTACGCGCTGCTGCGCGACCTCGACCGCCTCGCGGTGCCCTCGGTCGACCCCGTCGCGGTGGTCACCGGCAGGACCGGCGCGGACGGCGAGCCACTGGAGCCGGTCCTCATCACCCGGCAGCTGAAGGGCTCGCTGCCCTACCGGTCGATGTTCGAGACGACGATGCGCCCCACCACCATCAAACGGCTCCTCGACGCGCTCGCCGTGCTCCTGGTCCGCCTGCACCTCAGCGGCTTCGCCTGGGGCGACTGCTCGCTGTCCAACACGCTCTTCCGCCGCGACGCCGGGGCCTACGCCGCCTACCTCGTGGACGCCGAGACCGGGCAGATCCAGCCGCGGCTCACCCGCGGCCAGCGCGACTACGACCTCGAAGTGGCCCAGGTCAACATCGTCGGCGAGCTGATGGACCTGGAGGCGGGCGGCTCCCTGCACCCGGCCGTCGACCCGGTGCCGTTCGGGCAGGAGATCGTGCAGCGCTACGGCGACCTGTGGCACGAGCTGACCCGCACCTCCATCTACCCCAGGGACAAGCGGCACTACATCGACCGCCGCATCCGCCGGCTGAACGACCTCGGCTTCGACGTCGCGGAGATGCAGATCCAGCGTTCGCCCGACGGCGACCACGTCACGTTCCTCCCCAAGGTCGTCGACGCGGGCCACCACCAGCGGCAGCTGCTGCGCCTGACGGGCCTGGACGCCGAGGAGAACCAGGCCAGGAGCCTGCTCAACGACCTGGAGACCTGGATGGCCACCCAGGAGGACTACGCGCCGGGCGACCCGCTCGGCGCCCGGCCCGAGGTGCTGGCCCACCGGTGGGTGCGCGACGTCTTCAGGCCCGCCGTCCGCGCCGTGCCGTTCGAGCTGCGCGGCGAGGCCGACACCGCGCAGATCTACCACGAACTCCTCGAACACCGGTGGTACCTCTCCGAGCGCGCGCAGCGCGACGTCGGCCTGGCCAGCGCGGCGGAGGATTACATAGAGAACATCCTCAGGCCCCGCGCGGCAGCCGCCGCGACCGACGTGACCTGA
- a CDS encoding ATP-binding cassette domain-containing protein has product MGDAIRVEGLLKCFGTTTALAGVDLRVPAGSVLGLLGPNGAGKTTVVRVLATLLRPDAGRAEVGGHDVLRDAHRVRQLIGLTGQYASVDEHLTGTENLLLIGRLLGMPRREARSRADELLDRFGLADAGGRAVGTFSGGMRRRLDLAASLVGRPPVLFLDEPTTGLDPRARTELWDLIRRLVGTGATALLTTQYLDEADALADHVVVIDHGEVIATGTPEELKSRVGGRTLAVRPADPARVEDVRAAVAELTGNRPDISGDLVTAPVGDPAVMPSVVRRLDDAGVRLAELALRGSSLREVFLTLTGRPADEADDTHDTDETHETDAADATDGAPEGNGDGGRS; this is encoded by the coding sequence ATGGGCGACGCCATCAGGGTGGAAGGGCTGCTCAAGTGCTTCGGCACGACGACCGCGCTGGCCGGCGTCGACCTGCGGGTTCCGGCGGGAAGCGTCCTCGGCCTGCTCGGCCCCAACGGCGCGGGCAAGACGACCGTCGTCCGCGTCCTGGCCACGCTGCTGCGCCCCGACGCGGGCCGGGCCGAGGTCGGCGGCCACGACGTCCTGCGCGACGCCCACCGGGTGCGGCAGCTGATCGGGCTCACCGGCCAGTACGCCTCGGTCGACGAACACCTCACCGGCACGGAGAACCTGCTGCTCATCGGCCGCCTGCTCGGCATGCCGCGCCGCGAGGCCAGGAGCCGCGCCGACGAACTGCTCGACCGGTTCGGCCTCGCGGACGCGGGCGGGCGCGCGGTCGGCACGTTCTCCGGCGGCATGCGCCGCCGGCTCGACCTGGCCGCCAGCCTCGTCGGCCGCCCGCCCGTCCTCTTCCTCGACGAGCCCACCACGGGGCTCGACCCGCGCGCCCGCACCGAGCTGTGGGACCTCATCAGGCGCCTGGTGGGCACCGGCGCCACCGCCCTGCTCACCACCCAGTACCTCGACGAGGCCGACGCGCTGGCCGACCACGTCGTGGTCATCGACCACGGCGAGGTGATCGCGACCGGGACGCCCGAGGAACTCAAGTCCAGGGTCGGTGGCCGCACGCTCGCCGTCAGGCCCGCCGACCCGGCCCGCGTCGAGGACGTCCGCGCGGCGGTCGCCGAACTGACCGGGAACCGCCCTGACATCAGCGGAGACCTGGTCACCGCGCCGGTCGGCGACCCCGCCGTCATGCCGTCCGTCGTGCGCCGCCTCGACGACGCAGGGGTGCGGCTGGCCGAGCTGGCCCTGCGGGGATCGAGCCTCCGCGAGGTCTTCCTCACCCTCACGGGCCGCCCGGCGGACGAGGCCGACGACACGCACGACACGGATGAAACGCACGAAACGGACGCTGCCGATGCAACGGATGGCGCCCCGGAGGGCAACGGGGACGGGGGCCGGTCGTGA
- a CDS encoding ABC transporter permease, whose product MSPPPEAGEGTTERTGREADLAPRVTLAQGVRQSLTLAWRTLVQVRHNPFELTDFSIQPVMFVLLFTYVFGGAIAGSTDKYLTFMLPGLLVMNMLFVTLYVGQGLNTDLAQGVFDRLRSLPIARWAPLAGRIAADQVKQTWSIVLVLAVGFILGFRLGDPGVPGLIAAAALLLVFALAFSWVAVLVGLLAKDAERVQIFGFTSLFPLTFVSNVFVPADSMPSWLQGFVDVNPVSSLAEASRGLMLGGEVATPVLTSLAWAIAITAVFAPLSVRVFKRKV is encoded by the coding sequence GTGAGCCCCCCGCCGGAGGCCGGGGAGGGCACCACGGAGCGCACGGGCCGCGAGGCCGACCTGGCCCCGCGGGTCACCCTCGCCCAGGGCGTCAGGCAGAGCCTGACCCTGGCCTGGCGCACACTCGTGCAGGTCAGGCACAACCCCTTCGAACTGACCGACTTCAGCATCCAGCCGGTGATGTTCGTCCTGCTCTTCACCTACGTGTTCGGCGGCGCCATCGCCGGCTCGACCGACAAGTACCTGACGTTCATGCTGCCGGGACTCCTGGTGATGAACATGCTGTTCGTCACCCTCTACGTCGGGCAGGGCCTCAACACCGACCTCGCCCAGGGCGTCTTCGACCGCCTGCGCTCCCTGCCCATCGCCCGCTGGGCCCCGCTGGCCGGCCGCATCGCCGCCGACCAGGTCAAGCAGACCTGGTCGATCGTCCTCGTCCTCGCGGTCGGCTTCATCCTCGGCTTCCGCCTCGGGGACCCCGGGGTCCCGGGACTCATCGCCGCCGCGGCCCTGCTCCTGGTGTTCGCCCTCGCGTTCTCGTGGGTCGCCGTCCTGGTGGGGCTGCTGGCCAAGGACGCCGAGCGGGTGCAGATCTTCGGCTTCACCTCGCTGTTCCCGCTCACGTTCGTCAGCAACGTGTTCGTGCCCGCCGACTCCATGCCCAGCTGGCTCCAGGGCTTCGTCGACGTCAACCCGGTCAGCTCCCTGGCCGAGGCGAGCCGCGGGCTGATGCTCGGCGGCGAGGTGGCCACGCCGGTGCTCACGTCCCTGGCCTGGGCGATCGCCATCACCGCGGTCTTCGCGCCGCTGTCGGTGCGCGTCTTCAAGCGGAAGGTCTGA
- a CDS encoding aldo/keto reductase yields the protein MHRMEQRVLGPSGRQVSVVGLGTWQLGADWGEVDEPRARAVLDAAADAGVTFFDTADVYGDGRSERLIGAFLRARPDAGITVATKMGRRVAQLPEHYVLDNFRAWTDRSRANLGVETLDLVQLHCPPTPVVSSDAVFDALDTLVDEGRVAGYGVSVETCDEALTAIARPGVVSVQIILNPFRLKPLERVLPAAGAAGVGVIARVPLASGLLSGRYTAATVFADDDHRAFNRNGEAFDRGETFSGVDYATGLTAAAEFAGLAAEGATPAQTALRWVIQQPGVTTVIPGARDPEQVRANAAAAHLPPLPEDTLAAVRALYDERIRPRVHALW from the coding sequence ATGCACCGCATGGAGCAACGCGTTCTCGGTCCATCGGGTCGGCAGGTCTCGGTCGTCGGCCTCGGCACGTGGCAGCTCGGCGCCGACTGGGGCGAGGTGGACGAGCCGCGCGCGAGGGCCGTGCTCGACGCGGCGGCGGACGCGGGCGTGACGTTCTTCGACACCGCGGACGTCTACGGGGACGGCCGCAGCGAGCGGCTGATCGGCGCGTTCCTGCGGGCCAGGCCGGACGCGGGGATCACGGTGGCCACCAAGATGGGGCGCCGGGTGGCGCAGCTGCCGGAGCACTACGTGCTGGACAACTTCCGGGCCTGGACGGACCGCTCGCGCGCCAACCTGGGGGTGGAGACCCTCGACCTGGTGCAGCTGCACTGCCCGCCGACCCCCGTGGTCTCCTCCGACGCGGTGTTCGACGCGCTGGACACGCTGGTCGACGAGGGGCGCGTCGCGGGCTACGGCGTGAGCGTCGAGACCTGCGACGAGGCGCTGACCGCCATCGCCAGGCCGGGCGTGGTGAGCGTCCAGATCATCCTGAACCCGTTCCGGCTCAAGCCGCTGGAGCGGGTGCTGCCCGCGGCCGGGGCGGCGGGGGTGGGCGTGATCGCGCGCGTGCCGCTGGCGTCGGGCCTGCTCTCGGGCCGCTACACGGCGGCGACGGTCTTCGCCGATGACGACCACCGCGCGTTCAACCGGAACGGCGAGGCGTTCGACCGGGGCGAGACCTTCTCGGGCGTCGACTACGCCACCGGTCTCACCGCCGCCGCCGAGTTCGCCGGCCTCGCGGCCGAGGGCGCCACTCCGGCGCAGACGGCCCTGCGGTGGGTGATCCAGCAGCCGGGGGTCACCACCGTGATCCCGGGGGCGCGCGACCCCGAGCAGGTGAGGGCGAACGCGGCGGCGGCCCACCTGCCGCCGCTGCCCGAGGACACGCTCGCTGCCGTCCGGGCCCTGTACGACGAACGGATCCGCCCGCGGGTGCACGCGCTCTGGTGA
- a CDS encoding Rieske 2Fe-2S domain-containing protein, with protein MDRVESAGAADPLIGALRAVVRTIPSGARDILHGTWLGHPVHPILVQVPIGTWLSAAVLDLAPGRRRGAGVLVAVGLAAAAPAAVAGWADWADLRKPQARVGLVHAAANSAAVALYGASLAARLRGRRVAGRGLGFAGLVVVGVGGAIGGHLAYRQAAGVNHAEQVPALVQPGWHALGDLGEFPVGEPVRRTVEDVAVLVVREPGGAVRALADRCSHQAGPLSAGDISDGCVRCPWHGSVFRLSDGWHVQGPATAPQPVFETRVTDGRVAIRLPGSARED; from the coding sequence ATGGACCGGGTGGAGTCCGCCGGAGCCGCCGACCCGTTGATCGGCGCGCTGCGCGCGGTGGTGCGCACGATCCCCTCCGGCGCCCGCGACATCCTGCACGGCACGTGGCTCGGCCACCCCGTGCACCCGATCCTGGTGCAGGTGCCCATCGGCACGTGGCTGTCGGCCGCCGTCCTCGACCTGGCGCCGGGCCGCCGCCGCGGCGCCGGGGTCCTGGTCGCCGTCGGCCTGGCCGCGGCGGCTCCCGCGGCCGTGGCCGGCTGGGCCGACTGGGCCGACCTGCGCAAGCCGCAGGCCCGCGTGGGCCTGGTGCACGCGGCGGCCAACTCGGCCGCGGTCGCCCTCTACGGCGCCTCGCTCGCCGCCCGCCTGCGCGGCCGGCGGGTCGCGGGCCGCGGCCTCGGCTTCGCCGGGCTGGTCGTGGTCGGGGTCGGCGGCGCCATCGGCGGGCACCTCGCCTACCGGCAGGCCGCGGGCGTCAACCACGCCGAGCAGGTGCCCGCCCTCGTCCAGCCCGGCTGGCACGCGCTGGGCGACCTCGGCGAGTTCCCCGTGGGCGAGCCGGTGCGGCGCACCGTCGAGGACGTCGCCGTGCTCGTGGTGCGCGAGCCGGGCGGCGCGGTCCGCGCGCTGGCCGACCGGTGCAGCCACCAGGCGGGCCCGCTGTCGGCAGGCGACATCTCCGACGGCTGCGTGCGCTGCCCCTGGCACGGCAGCGTGTTCAGGCTCTCCGACGGCTGGCACGTCCAGGGCCCGGCGACGGCGCCCCAGCCGGTGTTCGAGACGCGCGTGACCGACGGCCGCGTCGCGATCCGGCTGCCCGGGAGCGCGCGGGAGGACTGA
- a CDS encoding glycosyl hydrolase, which translates to MQLRTAVRGFTAAAAAGVLALLGAPPTAAAPGPAAPAAADEAAPPVRQAPEVYEAEDGELQGVTVASTAPGFSGTGYVEGFDEADDQVTVTIPDSPGGLYELTVHYRGPYGRKNAVLRLNGEGMGEVTLPETTEFSTAPAGKVLLEPGDNTISVVNGWGWYEIDALALAPVPPRPPHQVTGEPVNPHATPEARGLLRYLTDGYGRRILSGQQDMSGIAWLEENIGRTPAVAGLDMMDYSPSRVERGTSSQEVENALAWDERGGITTFVWHWNAPAGLIDEPGREWWRGFYTDATTFDLAAALADPASEEYALLLRDIDAIAAELTRLRDAGVPVLWRPLHEAEGGWFWWGAKGPEPAKELWRLMHQRMTEVHELHNLLWVWNSVDPAWYPGDDVVDIVSADSYPPAGDHGPVSGTYDRLVELGQDAKLVALTEVGSIPDPDLLEAYRADWAWFVTWSGDFLTDGVSNPRAHLEHVYHHPRVVTLDELGDFKEHGGCTATHRVVTKWGTGHHVEVTVRNTGTAPLSGWEVSWPAPAGETVRHVWNARLTTAGDRVRATAQDWNGDLPPGGGTTFGYLGGGTLPDSLAPAPSCAAAGG; encoded by the coding sequence ATGCAACTCCGCACTGCCGTCAGAGGGTTCACGGCCGCCGCGGCGGCCGGCGTGCTCGCGCTGCTCGGCGCGCCGCCGACGGCCGCCGCACCGGGCCCGGCGGCCCCGGCCGCCGCCGACGAGGCGGCCCCGCCGGTCCGCCAGGCCCCCGAGGTGTACGAGGCCGAGGACGGCGAACTCCAGGGCGTCACGGTGGCCTCCACCGCGCCCGGCTTCTCAGGCACCGGCTACGTGGAGGGGTTCGACGAGGCCGACGACCAGGTCACGGTCACGATCCCGGACAGCCCCGGCGGCCTGTACGAGCTGACCGTGCACTACCGCGGGCCCTACGGCCGCAAGAACGCCGTGCTCAGGCTCAACGGGGAGGGCATGGGCGAGGTGACCCTGCCCGAGACCACCGAGTTCTCCACCGCCCCGGCCGGCAAGGTCCTGCTCGAACCCGGGGACAACACCATCTCCGTCGTCAACGGCTGGGGCTGGTACGAGATCGACGCCCTCGCCCTGGCGCCCGTGCCGCCGCGCCCGCCGCACCAGGTGACGGGCGAACCGGTCAATCCGCACGCAACGCCGGAGGCCAGGGGGCTGCTGCGGTATCTCACCGACGGCTACGGCCGCCGCATCCTCAGCGGGCAGCAGGACATGTCCGGGATCGCGTGGCTGGAGGAGAACATCGGCAGGACGCCCGCCGTCGCCGGCCTCGACATGATGGACTACTCGCCGAGCCGCGTGGAGCGCGGCACCTCCTCGCAGGAGGTGGAGAACGCGCTGGCCTGGGACGAGCGCGGCGGCATCACCACCTTCGTGTGGCACTGGAACGCGCCGGCCGGCCTGATCGACGAGCCGGGCCGCGAGTGGTGGCGCGGCTTCTACACCGACGCGACGACGTTCGACCTGGCGGCGGCGCTCGCCGACCCCGCGTCCGAGGAGTACGCGCTGCTGCTGCGGGACATCGACGCCATCGCCGCCGAGCTGACCCGGCTGCGGGACGCCGGGGTGCCGGTGCTGTGGCGCCCGCTGCACGAGGCCGAGGGCGGCTGGTTCTGGTGGGGCGCCAAGGGCCCCGAGCCCGCCAAGGAGCTGTGGCGGCTGATGCACCAGCGGATGACCGAGGTGCACGAGCTGCACAACCTGCTGTGGGTGTGGAACTCCGTCGACCCGGCCTGGTACCCGGGCGACGACGTGGTGGACATCGTGAGCGCCGACTCCTACCCGCCGGCCGGCGACCACGGCCCGGTCAGCGGCACGTACGACCGGCTGGTCGAGCTGGGGCAGGACGCCAAGCTCGTGGCGCTCACCGAGGTCGGCTCGATCCCCGACCCCGACCTGCTTGAGGCGTACCGGGCCGACTGGGCGTGGTTCGTCACCTGGTCGGGCGACTTCCTGACCGACGGCGTCAGCAACCCGCGCGCGCACCTCGAACACGTCTACCACCACCCGCGGGTCGTCACCCTCGACGAGCTGGGCGACTTCAAGGAGCACGGCGGCTGCACCGCGACCCACCGGGTGGTCACGAAGTGGGGCACGGGGCACCACGTGGAGGTCACCGTGCGCAACACGGGCACCGCGCCGCTCTCCGGCTGGGAGGTGTCCTGGCCGGCGCCGGCCGGGGAGACCGTGCGGCACGTGTGGAACGCGCGGCTGACCACCGCCGGCGACCGCGTCCGCGCCACGGCGCAGGACTGGAACGGCGACCTGCCGCCCGGCGGTGGGACGACGTTCGGCTACCTGGGCGGCGGAACGCTGCCCGACAGCCTCGCGCCGGCGCCGAGCTGCGCCGCCGCCGGAGGCTGA
- a CDS encoding GMC family oxidoreductase encodes MEPRQTLRALVERVVPGGDGHPDAWQAGADGFFRRMLAADARADAPLIDAGLALLDAEAGARHDGAAFAGLPEAARDDIVADLLAGRPRAAWEPADPAAFVRAVIRLCAQGYYGDPAAGGNRGGASWRMVGYRARQDPGRPAPGTPPTPVPGTPPTVDWADVADRYDAVVVGSGAGGGVAACVLAEAGLRVLLVERGPWLTPEELIPDHLRNQRGAPGVDGGYDTPAGPPARGNPRVFAAPSGDRVVWPADPRWGNNAMTAGGGTRVYGAQAWRFCAEDFTMATTYGVPEDSSLADWPIGYADLEPDYDWAEWGIGVSGDPAGDSCAGPRTRGYPMPPVRPNGTARVLAAGARRLGLATSPVPLLINSVPRDGRGACTGCATCVGFGCQGEYKNGTHNTVIPRAVATGRCDVLTGAQAVRVTTGGPRGRVTGVALATERGGRVLRREVAAGHVVLAAGAIETARLLLNSASAREPNGLGNNTDQVGRHLQGHVYAGAFGLFDEPVQDCVGPGPGIATNDHRHRNDGLVGGGLLADDFVPTPLQTFAALTGLGLIPAWGAAAKEGMRTLYSRLALVTGPVQEIPRADLRVTVSTAARDRFGLPVARLSGSLHREDARTAAFLADRAADWLTAAGATRVFRRGAPPAHGPTAGQHQAGTCRMGTDPADSVTDPWGTVWGHDNLHVADASLHVTNGGVNPVLTVLALAHRVGRRVAAA; translated from the coding sequence ATGGAACCGCGGCAGACCCTGCGCGCCCTTGTGGAGCGCGTCGTCCCCGGCGGCGACGGCCACCCCGACGCGTGGCAGGCGGGCGCGGACGGCTTCTTCCGGCGGATGCTGGCCGCGGACGCACGCGCGGACGCCCCGCTGATCGACGCCGGCCTCGCCCTCCTCGACGCCGAGGCCGGGGCAAGGCACGACGGCGCGGCCTTCGCGGGACTGCCCGAAGCCGCGCGGGACGACATCGTCGCCGACCTGCTGGCCGGCCGGCCGCGGGCGGCCTGGGAGCCCGCCGACCCGGCCGCGTTCGTCCGGGCCGTCATCCGCCTGTGCGCCCAGGGCTACTACGGGGACCCGGCCGCGGGCGGCAACCGCGGCGGCGCCTCCTGGCGCATGGTCGGCTACCGGGCGCGGCAGGACCCGGGCCGCCCCGCGCCGGGAACGCCGCCCACCCCCGTGCCGGGAACGCCGCCCACCGTCGACTGGGCGGACGTCGCGGACCGCTACGACGCCGTGGTCGTCGGCTCGGGCGCGGGCGGGGGCGTGGCGGCCTGCGTGCTCGCCGAGGCCGGCCTGCGGGTCCTGCTCGTGGAGCGCGGCCCGTGGCTGACGCCCGAGGAACTGATCCCCGACCACCTGCGCAACCAGCGGGGCGCGCCCGGCGTCGACGGCGGCTACGACACCCCGGCCGGGCCGCCCGCGCGCGGCAACCCCCGCGTGTTCGCGGCGCCTTCGGGCGACCGCGTGGTGTGGCCCGCCGATCCGCGGTGGGGCAACAACGCGATGACCGCGGGCGGCGGCACCCGCGTCTACGGGGCGCAGGCGTGGCGGTTCTGCGCCGAGGACTTCACGATGGCAACCACCTACGGCGTTCCCGAGGACAGCTCCCTGGCCGACTGGCCCATCGGCTACGCCGATCTCGAACCCGACTACGACTGGGCCGAGTGGGGGATCGGGGTCAGCGGCGACCCGGCGGGCGACTCCTGCGCCGGGCCGCGCACGCGCGGCTACCCCATGCCGCCGGTGCGCCCCAACGGCACCGCGCGCGTGCTCGCCGCGGGCGCGCGGCGGCTGGGCCTCGCCACCTCACCGGTGCCGCTGCTGATCAACTCCGTGCCCAGGGACGGCCGTGGCGCGTGCACGGGGTGCGCGACGTGCGTCGGCTTCGGGTGCCAGGGCGAGTACAAGAACGGCACCCACAACACGGTCATCCCGCGCGCCGTCGCCACCGGCCGCTGCGACGTGCTGACCGGCGCGCAGGCCGTCCGGGTGACGACCGGCGGGCCGCGCGGGCGCGTCACCGGCGTCGCGCTCGCCACGGAACGCGGCGGGCGCGTCCTGCGGCGCGAGGTCGCCGCGGGCCACGTCGTGCTGGCGGCCGGCGCGATCGAGACGGCGCGGCTGCTCCTCAACAGCGCCTCGGCGCGGGAGCCGAACGGGCTGGGCAACAACACCGACCAGGTCGGCCGGCACCTCCAGGGGCACGTCTACGCCGGGGCGTTCGGCCTGTTCGACGAGCCGGTGCAGGACTGCGTCGGACCGGGCCCCGGCATAGCCACCAACGACCACCGCCACCGCAACGACGGGCTCGTCGGCGGGGGCCTGCTCGCCGACGACTTCGTCCCCACCCCGCTCCAGACCTTCGCCGCCCTCACCGGACTCGGCCTGATCCCGGCGTGGGGCGCCGCGGCCAAGGAGGGCATGCGCACGCTCTATTCACGGCTCGCCCTGGTCACGGGGCCGGTGCAGGAGATTCCGCGGGCCGACCTGCGGGTCACGGTCTCGACCGCGGCCAGGGACCGGTTCGGCCTGCCGGTCGCCCGCCTCTCCGGCAGCCTGCACCGCGAGGACGCGCGGACCGCCGCGTTCCTCGCCGACCGCGCCGCCGACTGGCTGACCGCGGCCGGTGCCACCCGGGTGTTCCGGCGCGGCGCGCCGCCGGCCCACGGCCCGACCGCCGGGCAGCACCAGGCCGGCACCTGCCGCATGGGCACCGACCCGGCCGACTCCGTCACCGATCCGTGGGGAACGGTCTGGGGGCACGACAACCTGCACGTCGCCGACGCGTCCCTGCACGTGACCAACGGGGGAGTGAACCCGGTCCTCACCGTGCTCGCGCTCGCGCACCGCGTCGGCCGCCGGGTGGCCGCGGCCTGA